The following proteins are co-located in the Lagenorhynchus albirostris chromosome 2, mLagAlb1.1, whole genome shotgun sequence genome:
- the SH2D2A gene encoding SH2 domain-containing protein 2A isoform X1 → MEFPLAQICPQGSQEAPTITFSTFQPIDLNRRSCQSLGFIQAPPQAPGAACSPKDIGKEEVPREGGMSLQAETQVWFQKTQAHELLQHGAAPAWFHGFITRSIFRVFSITHREAERLLESKPQGCYLVRFSESAVTFVLTYRSRTCCRHFLLAQLGDGRHVVLGEDSAHARLQDLLRHYQACPLSPYGETLTEPLARQTPEPAGLSLRTEESDSGSKSQVSQPQYTSILKKEQSAAPMQKDGAGGPKQTSQPPKPKPPIPSKPQLPPEVYTSPAPRPRPTPPPKPSNPIYHEPDEPIDFYAMGRGSPGEGPSNIYAEVEVKVPDSGCEGPPCILRHEVVRKCQSRPVPGSQNPGGQQLHSENSVAEQGPAVPHKPLPRWGHTLPHNLSRQVLQNRGQAWLPLGPPQ, encoded by the exons ATGGAGTTCCCCCTGGCCCAGATATGCCCTCAAG GGAGTCAAGAAGCCCCCACCATAACCTTCAGCACCTTCCAGCCCATAGACTTGAACCGCAGGAGCTGCCAGAGCCTGGGCTT TATCCAGGcacctccccaggccccaggggcTGCCTGCAGCCCAAAGGATATTGGGAAGGAAGAGGTGCCTAGGGAAGGAGGCATGTCCCTGCAGGCTGAGACTCAGGTTTGGTTCCAGAAGACCCAGGCGCATGAGCTCCTGCAGCATGGGGCAGCCCCTGCTTGGTTCCACGGCTTCATCACCCGGAG CATCTTCCGTGTCTTCTCCATCACCCACAGAGAGGCTGAGAGGCTGCTAGAGAGCAAGCCTCAGGGATGCTACTTGGTGCGTTTCAGTGAGAGCGCCGTGACCTTTGTGCTGACTTACAG GAGCCGGACTTGCTGCCGCCACTTCCTGCTGGCCCAACTCGGGGACGGGCGCCACGTGGTGCTGGGCGAGGACAGCGCCCACGCGCGGCTGCAGGACCTGCTGCGGCACTACCAGGCGTGCCCGCTGAGCCCCTACGGGGAGACGCTCACCGAGCCCCTCGCCCGCCAG ACTCCTGAGCCCGCAGGACTGTCCCTAAGGACTGAAGAATCAGACTCTGGAAGCAAAAGCCAGGTCTCACAACCTCAGTATACCTCAATCCTCAAAAAGGAGCAAAGCGCAGCCCCCATGCAGAAAGATGGGGCGGGGGGGCCAAAGCAG ACGTCCCAGCCGCCCAAGCCCAAGCCTCCCATCCCCTCCAAGCCTCAGCTGCCTCCCGAAGTCTACACAAGCCCCGCTCCGAGACCCCGCCCAACCCCGCCCCCCAAGCCCTCCAACCCCATCTACCACGAACCTGATGAACCCATAGACTTCTATGCCATGGGCCGTGGCAGCCCCGGGGAAGGCCCCAGCAACATTTATGCCGAGGTGGAGGTGAAGGTGCCTGATTCAGGGTGTGAGGGCCCGCCGTGCATCCTCAGGCACGAAGTCGTACGGAAGTGCCAGTCCAGGCCTGTCCCAGGAAGCCAG AATCCAGGTGGCCAACAACTGCATTCTGAGAACTCTGTGGCTGAACAAGGCCCTGCTGTGCCCCACAAGCCCCTACCCCGCTGGGGGCACACCCTCCCCCACAACCTTTCTAGACAGGTGCTTCAGAACAGAGGTCAGGCGTGGCTCCCCCTGGGGCCTCCTCAGTAG
- the SH2D2A gene encoding SH2 domain-containing protein 2A isoform X2, whose translation MEFPLAQICPQGSQEAPTITFSTFQPIDLNRRSCQSLGFIQAPPQAPGAACSPKDIGKEEVPREGGMSLQAETQVWFQKTQAHELLQHGAAPAWFHGFITRREAERLLESKPQGCYLVRFSESAVTFVLTYRSRTCCRHFLLAQLGDGRHVVLGEDSAHARLQDLLRHYQACPLSPYGETLTEPLARQTPEPAGLSLRTEESDSGSKSQVSQPQYTSILKKEQSAAPMQKDGAGGPKQTSQPPKPKPPIPSKPQLPPEVYTSPAPRPRPTPPPKPSNPIYHEPDEPIDFYAMGRGSPGEGPSNIYAEVEVKVPDSGCEGPPCILRHEVVRKCQSRPVPGSQNPGGQQLHSENSVAEQGPAVPHKPLPRWGHTLPHNLSRQVLQNRGQAWLPLGPPQ comes from the exons ATGGAGTTCCCCCTGGCCCAGATATGCCCTCAAG GGAGTCAAGAAGCCCCCACCATAACCTTCAGCACCTTCCAGCCCATAGACTTGAACCGCAGGAGCTGCCAGAGCCTGGGCTT TATCCAGGcacctccccaggccccaggggcTGCCTGCAGCCCAAAGGATATTGGGAAGGAAGAGGTGCCTAGGGAAGGAGGCATGTCCCTGCAGGCTGAGACTCAGGTTTGGTTCCAGAAGACCCAGGCGCATGAGCTCCTGCAGCATGGGGCAGCCCCTGCTTGGTTCCACGGCTTCATCACCCGGAG AGAGGCTGAGAGGCTGCTAGAGAGCAAGCCTCAGGGATGCTACTTGGTGCGTTTCAGTGAGAGCGCCGTGACCTTTGTGCTGACTTACAG GAGCCGGACTTGCTGCCGCCACTTCCTGCTGGCCCAACTCGGGGACGGGCGCCACGTGGTGCTGGGCGAGGACAGCGCCCACGCGCGGCTGCAGGACCTGCTGCGGCACTACCAGGCGTGCCCGCTGAGCCCCTACGGGGAGACGCTCACCGAGCCCCTCGCCCGCCAG ACTCCTGAGCCCGCAGGACTGTCCCTAAGGACTGAAGAATCAGACTCTGGAAGCAAAAGCCAGGTCTCACAACCTCAGTATACCTCAATCCTCAAAAAGGAGCAAAGCGCAGCCCCCATGCAGAAAGATGGGGCGGGGGGGCCAAAGCAG ACGTCCCAGCCGCCCAAGCCCAAGCCTCCCATCCCCTCCAAGCCTCAGCTGCCTCCCGAAGTCTACACAAGCCCCGCTCCGAGACCCCGCCCAACCCCGCCCCCCAAGCCCTCCAACCCCATCTACCACGAACCTGATGAACCCATAGACTTCTATGCCATGGGCCGTGGCAGCCCCGGGGAAGGCCCCAGCAACATTTATGCCGAGGTGGAGGTGAAGGTGCCTGATTCAGGGTGTGAGGGCCCGCCGTGCATCCTCAGGCACGAAGTCGTACGGAAGTGCCAGTCCAGGCCTGTCCCAGGAAGCCAG AATCCAGGTGGCCAACAACTGCATTCTGAGAACTCTGTGGCTGAACAAGGCCCTGCTGTGCCCCACAAGCCCCTACCCCGCTGGGGGCACACCCTCCCCCACAACCTTTCTAGACAGGTGCTTCAGAACAGAGGTCAGGCGTGGCTCCCCCTGGGGCCTCCTCAGTAG
- the PRCC gene encoding proline-rich protein PRCC: protein MSLVAYASSDESEPDEAEPEAEEEEETAAPTPGPTLGGLFASLPAPKGPALLPPSPQMLAPAFPPPLLLPTPTGDPRLQPPPSLPFGLGGFPPPPGVSPAEAAGIGEGLGLGLPSPRGPGLSLPPHIGGAGPPLGLPKPKKRTEPVKIAAPELHKGDSDSEEDEPTKKKTVLQGSSEGTGLSALLPQPKNLTVKETNRLLLPHAFSRKPSDGSSDTKPSRQASKTKPSSLAPVVGTTTTTPSPSAIKAAAKSAALQVTKQITQEEDDSDEEVAPENFFSLPEKAEPPGVEPYPYPIPTVPEELPPGTEPEPAFQDDAANAPLEFKMAAGSSGAPWMPKPGDDYSYNQFSTYGDANAAGAYYQDYYSGGYYPAQDPTLVPPQEIAPDASFIDDEAFKRLQGKRNRGREEINFVEIKGDDQLSGAQQWMTKSLTEEKTMKSFSKKKGEQPTGQQRRKHQITYLIHQAKERELELKNTWSENKLSRRQTQAKYGF from the exons ATGTCGCTGGTTGCTTACGCCAGCAGCGATGAGAGTGAGCCGGATGAGGCTGAGccggaggcggaggaggaggaggagacggCAGCCCCTACACCTGGGCCCACTTTAGGGGGCTTGTTCGCTTCTCTTCCCGCGCCCAAGGGTCCGGCCTTGCTGCCTCCGTCCCCCCAGATGCTGGCCCCAGCCTTTCCCCCGCCGTTGTTGCTGCCCACACCCACCGGAGACCCCCggctccagcctcctccctccttgCCTTTCGGTCTGGGAGGCTTCCCTCCACCTCCAGGCGTGAGCCCGGCTGAAGCGGCGGGaattggggaggggctgggattgGGGCTGCCCTCGCCCAGAGGCCCTGGCCTCAGTCTGCCCCCCCATATCGGCGGGGCCGGGCCCCCCCTGGGGCTTCCCAAGCCAAAGAAGAGGACAGAGCCGGTGAAGATTGCGGCGCCAGAGCTGCATAAGGGGGAT tcaGATTCCGAGGAAGATGAAcccacaaagaagaaaactgtccTTCAG GGATCCAGTGAGGGGACTGGTTTGTCCGCCTTGCTTCCCCAACCTAAAAACCTGACTGTGAAAGAGACTAACAGGTTGCTCCTGCCCCATGCCTTCTCCCGGAAACCCTCGGATGGCTCCTCTGACACTAAGCCCTCCAGACAAGCTTCTAAGACCAAGCCCTCTTCTCTCGCCCCTGTTGTGGGCACCACAACCACCACTCCATCGCCCTCTGCTATCAAGGCTGCTGCCAAGAGTGCTGCCCTGCAGGTGACGAAGCAGATCACGCAGGAAGAGGACGATAGTGATGAGGAAGTAGCCCCTGAGaactttttctccctccctgagAAGGCCGAGCCGCCTGGAGTTGAGCCATACCCTTACCCCATTCCCACTGTCCCTGAAGAGTTGCCTCCAGGCACGGAACCAGAGCCGGCCTTCCAGGACGATGCAGCCAATGCCCCCTTAGAGTTCAAGATGGCAGCAGGCTCAAGTGGGGCCCCTTGGATGCCTAAGCCTGGGGATGACTACAGCTACAATCAGTTTTCCACGTATGGCGATGCCAATGCCGCTGGTGCTTACTATCAG GATTATTACAGTGGTGGCTACTATCCCGCACAGGACCCAACTCTGGTCCCCCCACAGGAAATTGCCCCAGATGCCTCCTTCATCGATGACGAAGCA tTTAAGCGGCTGCAGGGCAAAAGGAACCGAGGGAGGGAGGAGATCAACTTTGTGGAGATCAAAGGTGATGACCAGCTCAGTGGGGCCCAGCAGTGGATGACCAAGTCATTGACAGAAGAGAAAACCATGAAGTCATTCAGCAAA AAGAAAGGTGAGCAGCCAACAGGCCAGCAGCGGCGGAAACACCAGATCACGTATCTGATTCATCAG GCTAAGGAGCGGGAGCTGGAACTGAAGAACACCTGGTCGGAGAACAAGCTCAGCCGCCGGCAGACCCAAGCCAAATATGGATTCTAG